One stretch of Pedobacter riviphilus DNA includes these proteins:
- a CDS encoding alpha/beta hydrolase-fold protein, producing MIYSDYLRHYFRNNIVYVFFILLIPKSLVAQTDPVFKPISADIIKLPSKVLGEDRKIYIYVPPVDTLRPAKRYPVLYVLDGDNHFSMLAEYCRYLSRLDVNVMPEMIIVGIPNTNRTRDLTPTHSIFDYDGKPDTSSNSRFKPSGGGNNFLQFIGSELIPYVDAHYKTEAFKIFAGHSFGGIATINCLLTQPDMFGAYVAISPSFWWDKEYLLKLADKKLKNNQIINKMVFYSDANEGGSDKSTFHRDLLKFDSIITQKKITGLDYKYVYYPEEIHMTEPIKAYYDALRFIYKQWDLPQMDPKLLNATAVKQHYRQLSQRYGYAVIPTEVNINNTAMYLITQPGALDNAIDLLEMNTQNYPASPTAFSQLGDAYLKKGDRLKASTCYKKALALNPGSQKIKAKLTGISEKQ from the coding sequence ATGATTTACAGCGACTACTTAAGGCATTATTTTAGAAATAACATCGTATATGTATTTTTTATACTGTTAATTCCCAAAAGCTTAGTTGCTCAAACCGATCCGGTATTTAAACCCATATCGGCAGATATCATCAAACTTCCGTCTAAAGTATTGGGTGAAGACCGGAAAATTTATATTTATGTACCGCCTGTGGATACTTTACGGCCCGCTAAGCGTTACCCTGTATTATATGTACTTGATGGGGATAATCATTTTAGCATGCTTGCAGAATATTGCCGTTACCTTAGTCGTTTGGACGTAAATGTAATGCCCGAGATGATTATAGTCGGCATCCCTAATACAAACCGCACAAGAGATCTTACGCCAACTCATAGTATTTTTGATTATGATGGAAAGCCTGATACCAGTTCAAATTCCAGGTTTAAGCCAAGTGGTGGCGGCAATAATTTTTTACAGTTTATTGGTAGTGAATTGATCCCTTATGTTGATGCTCACTACAAAACAGAAGCTTTTAAAATTTTTGCAGGACACTCATTCGGTGGCATCGCCACAATAAATTGCCTACTAACGCAACCAGATATGTTTGGTGCTTATGTAGCCATAAGCCCTTCATTTTGGTGGGATAAGGAATATTTACTTAAGCTCGCAGATAAAAAGCTAAAAAACAATCAGATTATAAATAAAATGGTCTTTTATAGTGATGCGAACGAAGGGGGCTCAGATAAATCAACCTTTCATAGAGATCTTTTAAAATTCGATTCTATAATAACCCAAAAGAAGATAACAGGTTTAGACTATAAATATGTTTATTATCCTGAAGAGATACATATGACGGAGCCGATAAAAGCCTATTATGATGCTTTACGATTTATTTACAAGCAATGGGATCTGCCACAGATGGATCCAAAATTATTGAACGCCACTGCTGTAAAGCAACATTACCGGCAACTATCTCAACGGTATGGGTATGCTGTTATACCAACAGAAGTAAATATTAACAACACTGCAATGTATTTAATAACCCAGCCCGGAGCACTTGATAATGCAATAGATTTACTTGAAATGAATACTCAAAACTATCCGGCATCGCCCACTGCTTTTAGCCAATTAGGCGATGCGTACCTAAAAAAGGGCGATCGTTTAAAAGCATCTACTTGCTACAAAAAGGCACTTGCATTAAACCCTGGTTCACAAAAAATAAAAGCTAAATTAACAGGAATTTCAGAAAAACAGTAG
- a CDS encoding universal stress protein has product MKKILVPVDFSATAENAADYATDLAHGIGARVELLNVFQVPEFSPAAASLVWPLDEYKLIEDDAKKALGKLVEKVEEKYKKAHHELGFKAEVFGRLVCGEVEKEVGKYFTECKMNLVVAGLNRADKLTKTLMGSVARKIIEQEIPVLLIPAGYSFKKPKKIAFATDFSHSDVSVLCTLAEFAKPFNADILITHTGNSKSEPEGYKHTTEDFLNRVADRVNYRNIYYRHINSERIKDGLDWIVENGQIDILTMVHRKHSFFHQLLKGSYTLNMSDHIQIPLLVLPPSHNVPM; this is encoded by the coding sequence ATGAAAAAGATCCTGGTCCCTGTTGATTTCTCTGCAACGGCAGAGAACGCAGCCGATTATGCAACTGATCTGGCCCATGGTATTGGTGCCAGGGTAGAATTGTTAAATGTTTTTCAGGTTCCTGAATTTTCTCCTGCTGCCGCATCTTTGGTATGGCCGCTTGATGAATATAAGCTTATAGAAGACGATGCTAAAAAAGCCTTGGGCAAACTGGTTGAAAAAGTTGAAGAAAAATATAAAAAAGCCCATCATGAGCTTGGTTTTAAAGCAGAAGTGTTTGGGCGATTGGTTTGTGGCGAGGTTGAAAAAGAGGTTGGTAAATATTTTACTGAATGTAAAATGAACCTCGTTGTGGCCGGACTAAACCGTGCAGATAAGTTAACCAAAACGCTTATGGGCAGTGTGGCCAGAAAAATTATCGAGCAGGAAATACCTGTTTTGCTTATACCTGCGGGATATAGCTTTAAGAAACCTAAAAAAATAGCTTTTGCCACAGATTTTAGCCATAGTGATGTCTCCGTTTTATGTACACTTGCCGAATTTGCAAAACCTTTTAATGCCGATATACTCATTACACATACCGGTAATTCAAAATCAGAACCAGAAGGCTATAAGCATACAACCGAAGATTTTTTAAACCGGGTTGCCGATCGGGTTAACTATAGAAATATTTACTATAGACATATAAACAGTGAACGGATTAAGGACGGTTTAGATTGGATCGTAGAAAACGGACAGATCGATATTCTGACCATGGTGCATCGAAAACATAGTTTTTTTCATCAGCTGCTTAAAGGCAGTTATACCCTAAACATGTCAGATCATATTCAGATCCCGCTTTTGGTTTTACCGCCATCACACAACGTTCCGATGTAG